A part of Azospirillum thermophilum genomic DNA contains:
- a CDS encoding ABC transporter substrate-binding protein: MVFAAARALFLLLLLCISAEAGAEDARPATSTPVTVALDGEFGLTNSTSAESIQRGILTAIDEINRAGGVLNGRPLQLITREHRSISARGIKNIRELAAMPDLVAVFGGRFSPVVIEELPTLLETKTLFLAPWSSADAIVDNGMEPNFIFRLSLRDSLAMPFMLRHAEAIGAKRVGLLLTNTAWGRSNLAAAERHLGTAGRPALVETVWYNWRDTSLIDKYRRLLEAGAEAVVLVANDDEAAILVREMAALPGAQRLPIISHWGVTGGNFVGQAGPALQEVDFRVIQTVSLFRCDPAKVRRVLAVTERLFGIGRIEEVVSPVGFAHAYDLTHILARAIDLAGTTDRAAVRDALEKVEDYDGLVKYYKHPFTPTQHEALAPDNLLMARFTPEGVLVPID, from the coding sequence ATGGTTTTTGCAGCCGCGCGCGCGCTGTTTCTTCTGCTCCTCCTCTGCATTTCTGCCGAAGCCGGAGCCGAAGACGCGCGCCCCGCCACCAGCACGCCAGTTACGGTTGCGCTGGACGGCGAGTTCGGCCTGACCAACAGCACCTCCGCCGAATCCATCCAGCGCGGCATCCTGACGGCCATCGACGAGATCAACCGGGCGGGCGGCGTGCTGAACGGCCGGCCGCTGCAGCTCATCACCCGCGAGCACCGCTCCATCTCCGCCCGCGGCATCAAGAACATCCGCGAGCTGGCCGCCATGCCCGACCTGGTCGCCGTGTTCGGCGGACGCTTCAGCCCGGTGGTGATCGAGGAGCTGCCGACGCTGCTGGAGACCAAGACCCTGTTTCTCGCTCCCTGGTCGTCGGCGGACGCCATCGTCGACAACGGGATGGAGCCGAACTTCATCTTCCGCCTGTCGCTGCGGGACAGTCTGGCGATGCCCTTCATGCTGCGCCATGCCGAGGCGATCGGGGCGAAGCGGGTCGGGCTGCTGCTGACCAACACCGCCTGGGGCCGCTCCAACCTCGCGGCGGCGGAGAGGCATCTCGGCACGGCGGGCAGGCCGGCACTGGTCGAGACCGTCTGGTACAACTGGCGCGACACGTCGCTGATCGACAAGTACCGGCGCCTGCTGGAGGCCGGGGCCGAGGCCGTCGTGCTGGTCGCCAACGACGACGAGGCGGCGATCCTGGTCCGCGAGATGGCGGCCCTGCCCGGGGCGCAGCGGCTGCCGATCATCAGCCACTGGGGGGTGACCGGCGGCAACTTCGTCGGTCAGGCCGGCCCCGCCCTGCAGGAGGTCGACTTCCGCGTCATCCAGACGGTCAGCCTGTTCCGCTGCGACCCCGCCAAGGTGCGCCGCGTGCTGGCGGTGACCGAGAGGCTCTTCGGCATCGGCCGGATCGAGGAGGTCGTGTCGCCCGTCGGCTTCGCCCATGCCTACGACCTGACCCACATCCTGGCCCGCGCCATCGACCTCGCCGGCACCACCGACCGCGCGGCGGTGCGCGACGCGCTGGAGAAGGTGGAAGACTACGACGGACTGGTGAAGTACTATAAGCACCCCTTCACCCCGACCCAACACGAGGCGCTGGCCCCCGACAACCTGTTGATGGCACGCTTCACGCCCGAAGGCGTGCTCGTCCCCATCGACTGA
- a CDS encoding OsmC family protein: MAVRQSDAEWRGDLAKGSGTMRLGSGAFEGSYSFPSRFENGQGTNPEELIAAAHAGCFSMALSHGLAQAGHTPTRVHTTARVHLDKAEGGFAITRIELDCEAEVPGIDEATFLQQADGAKANCPVSKALAGTEITLTARLA; this comes from the coding sequence ATGGCGGTACGGCAGTCGGATGCGGAGTGGCGGGGCGACCTCGCCAAGGGCAGCGGCACGATGCGGCTGGGCAGCGGCGCCTTCGAGGGCTCCTATTCCTTCCCTTCGCGCTTCGAGAACGGCCAGGGCACCAATCCGGAGGAGCTGATCGCGGCGGCGCATGCCGGCTGCTTCTCCATGGCGCTGTCGCACGGCCTGGCCCAGGCCGGCCACACCCCGACCCGCGTCCACACCACGGCCCGCGTCCATCTGGACAAGGCGGAGGGCGGCTTCGCCATCACCCGCATCGAGCTGGATTGCGAGGCCGAGGTGCCGGGCATCGACGAGGCGACCTTCCTCCAGCAGGCCGACGGCGCGAAGGCCAACTGCCCCGTCTCCAAGGCGCTGGCCGGAACCGAGATCACGCTGACGGCCAGGCTGGCCTGA
- a CDS encoding ANTAR domain-containing response regulator has product MRVLVVDDDADRASVVEASLREAGAEIAAVIGVEADLRAAIGRHRPDLIIVDLASPYRDYLEDLMTINQESPRPIALLVGEEDRTLMASAVRAGVSLYAVDGLSAKLVRSITETVLGQFRRYEQLNEELARSRAALNDRKVIERAKGLLMAHRDFTEDQAYKMLRKMAMDQNKRLVDVAEAVLNMADLLKRT; this is encoded by the coding sequence GTGCGGGTTCTGGTTGTTGACGACGATGCGGACCGGGCCTCCGTCGTGGAGGCCAGCCTGCGCGAGGCGGGGGCGGAGATCGCCGCGGTGATCGGCGTGGAGGCCGATCTGCGCGCGGCTATCGGGCGGCACCGGCCCGACCTGATCATCGTCGATCTCGCCTCGCCCTACCGGGACTATCTGGAGGATCTGATGACGATCAACCAGGAAAGCCCGCGCCCCATCGCGCTTCTGGTGGGGGAGGAGGACCGGACGCTGATGGCCAGCGCGGTGCGGGCGGGCGTCAGCCTTTATGCGGTGGACGGGCTGAGCGCCAAGCTGGTCCGTTCCATCACCGAGACCGTGCTGGGACAGTTCCGCCGCTACGAGCAGCTCAACGAGGAACTGGCCAGGTCGCGCGCCGCGCTGAACGACCGCAAGGTGATCGAGCGGGCGAAGGGGCTGCTGATGGCGCACCGCGACTTCACCGAGGATCAGGCCTACAAGATGCTCCGCAAGATGGCGATGGACCAGAACAAGCGACTGGTGGACGTCGCCGAGGCGGTGCTGAACATGGCCGACCTGCTGAAGCGCACCTGA
- a CDS encoding CmpA/NrtA family ABC transporter substrate-binding protein: MTSRLTTLPPGSEALEKTALTLGFVPLTDCVPLVVALEKGFFAGQGLTVTLSKEPSWSNIRDKLMVGLLDGAHMLTGLALAMSAGVGSLTAPTRTAHALGLNGNAITVSEELYRSMLAADPEAMAGRPMSARALKRVVAANAAAGLPPLTFGVVFSVANHAYQIRHWLAAAGLDPDRDVRLITVPPPRMVAALKAGDIVGFCVGEPWNSLAVHEGVGRVLITGHELWNNGPEKVLGVLAAWADANPNTHRAVIRALIEAQRWLDEPANRVEAAALLADPRYVGLPADVLEPSLTGRFRYGQGEAEVALPDFHVFHRYAASFPWRSHALWLLAQMVRWGQIADSTDLAALAAGVYDAELHRQAKRDLGEAVPLTDTKLEGAHAAPWLLEEATAPIPMGPDLFHDRGIFDPTDPLAALRPETPRVVPGPPPPVSLPAAGAPADGAAKPAD; this comes from the coding sequence ATGACCAGCCGCCTCACCACCCTGCCGCCCGGAAGCGAGGCGCTGGAGAAGACCGCGCTGACGCTGGGCTTCGTGCCGCTGACCGACTGCGTGCCTCTGGTGGTGGCGCTGGAGAAGGGCTTCTTCGCCGGGCAGGGGCTGACGGTCACGCTGTCGAAGGAGCCCTCCTGGTCGAACATCCGCGACAAGCTGATGGTCGGGCTGCTCGACGGCGCGCATATGCTGACCGGGCTGGCGCTGGCGATGAGCGCCGGGGTGGGCAGCCTGACCGCCCCGACCCGCACCGCCCATGCGCTGGGCCTCAACGGCAACGCCATCACCGTATCGGAGGAGCTGTACCGCTCGATGCTCGCCGCCGATCCCGAGGCGATGGCCGGGCGGCCGATGAGCGCCCGCGCCCTGAAGCGGGTGGTGGCGGCCAACGCGGCGGCCGGGCTGCCGCCGCTGACCTTCGGCGTGGTCTTCTCGGTCGCCAACCATGCCTACCAGATCCGCCACTGGCTGGCCGCCGCCGGCCTCGATCCCGACCGCGACGTCCGGCTGATCACCGTGCCGCCGCCGCGCATGGTCGCGGCGCTGAAGGCGGGGGACATCGTCGGTTTCTGCGTCGGCGAGCCATGGAACAGCCTGGCGGTCCATGAGGGCGTCGGCCGGGTGCTGATCACCGGCCATGAGCTGTGGAACAACGGGCCGGAGAAGGTGCTGGGCGTGCTCGCCGCCTGGGCCGACGCCAATCCCAACACCCACCGCGCCGTGATCCGCGCGCTGATCGAGGCGCAGCGCTGGCTGGACGAGCCGGCCAACCGGGTCGAGGCGGCGGCGCTGCTGGCCGACCCGCGCTATGTCGGGCTGCCGGCCGACGTGCTGGAACCCTCGCTGACCGGGCGGTTCCGCTACGGGCAGGGCGAGGCGGAGGTGGCGCTTCCCGACTTCCACGTCTTCCACCGCTATGCCGCCAGCTTCCCCTGGCGGTCGCACGCCCTGTGGCTGCTGGCGCAGATGGTGCGCTGGGGCCAGATCGCCGACAGCACGGACCTCGCCGCCCTGGCGGCCGGCGTCTATGACGCGGAGCTGCACCGGCAGGCCAAGCGCGACCTGGGCGAGGCGGTGCCGCTGACCGACACCAAGCTGGAAGGGGCGCATGCCGCCCCCTGGCTGCTGGAGGAGGCGACGGCCCCCATCCCCATGGGGCCGGACCTGTTCCACGACCGCGGCATCTTCGATCCGACCGACCCGCTGGCGGCCCTCCGGCCGGAGACGCCGCGGGTGGTTCCGGGCCCGCCGCCGCCTGTCTCTCTGCCGGCGGCCGGCGCGCCGGCCGATGGAGCGGCGAAGCCGGCGGACTGA
- a CDS encoding CmpA/NrtA family ABC transporter substrate-binding protein, translated as MSDDVTTVPGRKACSALSPAGLTRRSLLTGTAQALGTAALLSAARAVVPGGAWAAGLDTPETTKVVLGFIALTDSAPLIVAREKGLFAKYGLPDADVQKQASWGTTRDNIELGSAAGGIDGAHILTPMPYLISSGKVTKNSQKLPMAILARLNVNGQCISVSNRYKAGGVTTEARSLKAAFADARKAGKEVKCAMTFPGGTHDMWLRYWLAANGVDPDRDVSTIVVPPPQMVANMKVDTMEAFCVGEPWNAQLVAQNIGFTALTTGELWSNHPEKALGLRADWVEKNPKAAKALLMAVLEAQMWCDKPENKAEMARILARREWFKVPAEEIQGRSEGTFDYGTGRVVKDSPHVMKFWRDHASYPFKSHDLWFLTENMRWGYQPADLDARALVDQVNREDLWREAAKALGVPAAEIPASPSRGKETFFDGKVFDPESPASYLASLDIRRA; from the coding sequence ATGAGTGACGACGTGACGACGGTTCCCGGCCGCAAGGCCTGCTCCGCCCTCTCCCCGGCCGGCCTGACCCGCCGGTCGCTGCTGACCGGAACGGCGCAGGCGCTGGGCACCGCCGCCCTGCTGTCGGCCGCCCGCGCCGTGGTGCCCGGCGGCGCCTGGGCCGCCGGCCTAGATACGCCGGAGACGACCAAGGTGGTGCTCGGCTTCATCGCGCTGACCGACAGCGCGCCGCTGATCGTCGCCAGGGAGAAGGGGCTGTTCGCCAAATACGGGCTGCCCGACGCCGACGTGCAGAAGCAGGCCTCCTGGGGGACGACCCGCGACAACATCGAGCTGGGCTCGGCGGCCGGCGGCATCGACGGGGCGCACATCCTGACGCCGATGCCCTACCTGATCAGCAGCGGCAAGGTGACCAAGAACAGCCAGAAGCTCCCCATGGCGATCCTCGCCCGGCTGAACGTCAACGGGCAGTGCATCTCGGTGTCGAACCGCTACAAGGCGGGCGGCGTGACGACCGAGGCGAGGTCGCTGAAGGCCGCCTTCGCCGACGCCCGCAAGGCCGGCAAGGAGGTGAAGTGCGCCATGACCTTCCCCGGCGGCACCCACGACATGTGGCTGCGCTACTGGCTGGCCGCCAACGGCGTCGACCCGGACCGCGACGTCTCCACCATCGTCGTGCCGCCGCCGCAGATGGTGGCGAACATGAAGGTCGACACCATGGAGGCCTTCTGCGTCGGCGAGCCGTGGAACGCCCAGCTCGTCGCCCAGAACATCGGCTTCACGGCGCTGACCACCGGCGAGCTGTGGAGCAACCATCCGGAAAAGGCGCTCGGCCTGCGCGCCGACTGGGTGGAGAAGAATCCCAAGGCCGCCAAGGCGCTGCTGATGGCGGTGCTGGAGGCGCAGATGTGGTGCGACAAGCCGGAGAACAAGGCGGAGATGGCCCGCATCCTCGCCAGGCGCGAGTGGTTCAAGGTGCCGGCCGAGGAGATCCAGGGCCGCAGCGAGGGGACCTTCGACTACGGCACCGGCCGGGTGGTGAAGGACAGCCCGCATGTCATGAAGTTCTGGCGCGACCATGCCAGCTATCCCTTCAAGAGCCATGACCTGTGGTTCCTGACCGAGAACATGCGCTGGGGCTACCAGCCGGCCGACCTCGACGCCCGCGCGCTGGTCGATCAGGTGAACCGCGAGGATCTGTGGCGCGAGGCGGCGAAGGCGCTGGGCGTGCCGGCCGCGGAGATCCCGGCCTCTCCCTCGCGCGGGAAGGAGACCTTCTTCGACGGCAAGGTCTTCGATCCGGAAAGCCCGGCGAGCTACCTCGCCAGCCTCGACATCCGCCGCGCCTGA
- the ntrB gene encoding nitrate ABC transporter permease produces MTSVTNGEERAAEPAGMPGTGMAGLRMAGLGPSGIGIALAAGGRAMLVRLRDAVLAALPPLVALLLLVGLWQIACSGSGAMLPPPSKVVSDTWELIANPFFDHGGTDKGLFWHLTASLKRVAVGFSLAAVAGVLLGVLIGQSSLAYRGLDPIFQVLRTVPPLAWLPISLAAFRHADPSAIFVIFITSVWPIILNTAVGIRQIPEDYRNVARVIRLTGPEYFFKIMLPATVPYMFTGLRIGIGLSWLAIVAAEMLIGGVGIGFFIWDAWNSSLMSEIILALVYVGIVGFLLDRLIGLLAARVTGRKARS; encoded by the coding sequence ATGACGAGCGTCACGAACGGCGAGGAGCGGGCGGCGGAGCCCGCGGGCATGCCCGGCACGGGAATGGCGGGCTTGAGAATGGCGGGCTTGGGACCGTCGGGTATCGGCATCGCCCTCGCGGCGGGCGGGCGGGCGATGCTCGTCCGGCTGCGCGACGCGGTCCTGGCCGCCCTGCCGCCGCTGGTCGCCCTGCTGCTGCTGGTCGGCCTCTGGCAGATCGCCTGCTCGGGCAGCGGCGCCATGCTGCCGCCGCCCAGCAAGGTCGTGTCCGACACCTGGGAGCTGATCGCCAACCCCTTCTTCGACCATGGCGGCACCGACAAGGGGCTGTTCTGGCACCTGACCGCCAGCCTGAAGCGCGTCGCCGTCGGCTTCTCGCTGGCGGCGGTGGCGGGGGTGCTGCTGGGCGTGCTGATCGGCCAGTCGAGCCTCGCCTACCGCGGGCTCGATCCGATCTTCCAGGTGCTGCGCACGGTGCCGCCGCTGGCCTGGCTGCCGATCTCGCTGGCCGCCTTCCGCCATGCCGACCCGTCGGCGATCTTCGTGATCTTCATCACCTCGGTCTGGCCGATCATCCTCAACACCGCGGTCGGCATCCGCCAGATCCCCGAGGACTACCGCAACGTCGCCCGCGTCATCCGCCTGACCGGTCCCGAGTATTTCTTCAAGATCATGCTGCCGGCGACGGTGCCCTACATGTTCACCGGCCTGCGCATCGGCATCGGCCTGTCCTGGCTCGCCATCGTCGCGGCGGAGATGCTGATCGGCGGCGTCGGCATCGGCTTCTTCATCTGGGACGCCTGGAACAGCTCGCTGATGAGCGAGATCATCCTGGCGCTCGTCTATGTCGGCATCGTCGGCTTCCTGCTCGACCGGCTGATCGGCCTGCTGGCCGCCCGCGTCACCGGCCGCAAGGCCCGCAGCTAA
- a CDS encoding ABC transporter ATP-binding protein, producing MSSYLSLESVGMEFKRGGLTSVVLKDVDLKIAKGEFVSIIGHSGCGKSTVLNIIAGLLRCTSGGVLLENREVDSPGPDRAVVFQNHSLLPWLTVYENVRLGIDKVFGRSKSKAERHDWTMHNLSLVHMDHAVRKYPEEISGGMKQRVGIARALAMEPKVLLMDEPFGALDALTRAHLQDSLMEIHATLGNTVIMITHDVDEAVLLSDRIVMMTNGPAATVGEVLAVPLPRPRHRLALAEDKTYVHCRSEVLRFLYERHRHPAAA from the coding sequence ATGAGCAGCTATCTGAGCCTCGAATCCGTGGGCATGGAGTTCAAGCGGGGCGGCCTGACCTCCGTCGTGCTGAAGGACGTGGACCTGAAGATCGCCAAGGGGGAGTTCGTCTCCATCATCGGCCATTCCGGCTGCGGCAAGTCGACCGTGCTGAACATCATCGCCGGGCTGCTGCGCTGCACCAGCGGCGGCGTGCTGCTGGAGAACCGCGAGGTGGACAGCCCCGGCCCGGACCGCGCGGTGGTGTTCCAGAACCACTCGCTGCTGCCCTGGCTGACCGTCTACGAGAATGTGCGGCTCGGCATCGACAAGGTGTTCGGCCGGAGCAAGAGCAAGGCCGAGCGGCACGACTGGACGATGCACAACCTGTCGCTCGTCCACATGGACCATGCGGTGAGGAAATACCCGGAGGAGATCTCCGGCGGCATGAAGCAGCGGGTCGGCATCGCCCGCGCGCTCGCCATGGAGCCGAAGGTGCTGCTGATGGACGAACCGTTCGGCGCGCTCGACGCGCTGACCCGCGCGCATCTCCAGGACAGCCTGATGGAGATCCACGCCACGCTCGGCAACACCGTCATCATGATCACCCATGACGTGGACGAGGCGGTGCTGCTGTCCGACCGCATCGTGATGATGACCAACGGCCCCGCCGCCACGGTGGGCGAGGTGCTGGCGGTCCCGCTGCCGCGCCCGCGCCACCGGCTGGCGCTGGCCGAGGACAAGACCTATGTCCACTGCCGCAGCGAGGTGCTGCGCTTCCTCTACGAGCGGCACCGGCACCCGGCGGCTGCCTAG
- a CDS encoding sigma-54-dependent transcriptional regulator: protein MRIAVSFADRVGIAHEILAVLAGRRLNVVAVEVDPPHIHIDAPELDAAGFASLEEALRTVAGVRSVAPIDILPGTRRRLHLDALLSALPDPVLAVDGAARIVVANAAAATVAGRSEADLAGGDLGSLLGDPGLPAALTASGFRIPSREVTLNGQPFLMDLTPIGEGAGAVVTLFTPSRLGERLDALQNFDDGGFDKILGDSPPVRALKARAARVAAVEAPLLILGETGTGKELIAHACHRASPRRGKPFLALNCAAVPESLAESELFGYAPGAFSGAQRGGKPGLLELAHGGTVFLDEIGEMSPYLQAKLLRFLNDGSFRRVGGEREQQVDVRVISATHRPLEAMVADHSFREDLFYRLNVLTLQVPPLRERGDDILLLARHFIARACAQARRPPCRLTRQAAEVLLSNPWPGNVRQLENVIFRAVTMTDHPLLDAADLELAGARMTETDLPPDGTAGPAASWEEAVEGFERTLLRRLYPRYPSSRKLAARLATSHTMIANKLRKYGIPER, encoded by the coding sequence TTGCGCATCGCCGTCAGCTTCGCCGACCGGGTCGGCATCGCGCACGAGATCCTGGCGGTGCTCGCCGGCCGCCGGCTGAACGTCGTGGCGGTGGAGGTCGATCCGCCGCACATCCACATCGACGCGCCGGAGCTCGACGCCGCCGGCTTCGCCTCGCTGGAGGAGGCGCTGCGCACGGTGGCCGGCGTGCGGTCGGTGGCGCCGATCGACATCCTGCCGGGCACCCGGCGCCGGCTGCACCTCGACGCGCTGCTGAGCGCCCTGCCCGACCCGGTGCTGGCGGTGGACGGTGCGGCGCGCATCGTGGTGGCGAACGCCGCCGCGGCGACCGTCGCCGGCCGCAGCGAGGCCGACCTGGCCGGCGGGGATCTGGGGAGCCTGCTGGGCGACCCCGGCCTGCCCGCCGCGCTGACCGCCAGCGGCTTCCGCATCCCCTCGCGCGAGGTGACGCTGAACGGCCAGCCCTTCCTGATGGACCTGACGCCGATCGGCGAGGGGGCCGGGGCGGTGGTGACGCTCTTCACGCCCAGCCGCCTCGGCGAGCGGCTCGACGCGCTGCAGAACTTCGACGACGGCGGCTTCGACAAGATCCTCGGCGACTCCCCGCCGGTCCGCGCCCTGAAGGCGCGCGCCGCCCGCGTCGCCGCGGTGGAGGCGCCGCTGCTGATCCTCGGCGAGACCGGCACCGGCAAGGAACTGATCGCCCACGCCTGCCACCGCGCCAGCCCGCGCCGCGGCAAGCCCTTCCTGGCGCTGAACTGCGCCGCGGTGCCGGAAAGCCTGGCGGAGAGCGAGCTGTTCGGCTACGCCCCCGGCGCCTTCAGCGGCGCCCAGCGCGGCGGCAAGCCCGGCCTGCTGGAACTCGCCCACGGCGGCACCGTCTTCCTGGACGAGATCGGCGAGATGTCGCCCTACCTCCAGGCCAAGCTGCTGCGCTTCCTCAACGACGGCAGCTTCCGCCGCGTCGGCGGCGAGCGGGAGCAGCAGGTGGACGTCCGCGTCATCAGCGCCACCCACCGCCCGCTGGAGGCGATGGTCGCCGACCACAGCTTCCGCGAGGACCTGTTCTACCGCCTCAACGTGCTGACCCTGCAGGTGCCGCCGCTGCGTGAGCGGGGCGACGACATCCTGCTGCTCGCCCGCCATTTCATCGCCCGCGCCTGCGCCCAGGCCCGCCGGCCGCCCTGCCGCCTGACCCGGCAGGCGGCCGAGGTGCTGCTGTCGAACCCCTGGCCGGGCAACGTGCGGCAGTTGGAGAACGTCATCTTCCGCGCCGTCACCATGACCGACCATCCCCTGCTCGACGCCGCCGACCTGGAGCTGGCCGGCGCCCGCATGACGGAGACGGACCTGCCGCCCGACGGCACGGCCGGCCCGGCGGCCAGCTGGGAGGAGGCGGTGGAGGGCTTCGAGCGGACGCTGCTGCGCCGCCTCTACCCGCGCTACCCGTCGAGCCGCAAGCTGGCCGCCCGGCTCGCCACCTCCCACACCATGATCGCCAACAAGCTGCGCAAGTACGGCATCCCCGAGCGGTGA
- a CDS encoding D-amino acid dehydrogenase produces the protein MRVIVLGSGVIGVTTAYYLARAGHEVTVVDRQTGPALETSYANAGEVSPGYSAPWASPGLLFKAIKWMAMKHSPLVMRPKLDPAMWTWCIKLLANANEDSYQINKSRMVRVAEYSRDCLRALRAETGIRYDERTQGTLQLFRTQKQMDAAGYDMAVLDRYGVPYRLLDRAGCVEAEPALALVKEKFVGGLQLPGDETGDCFLFTNRLAEFAAKRGVEFRYGVTIHRLESDGRAVTGVVTDQGTLTADAYIVAMGSYSPKLVKPLGLSLPVYPVKGYSLTLPITDAAGAPESTVMDETHKVAITRLGDRIRVGGTAELGGFDLTLRPERRRALDHVVSDLFPQGGDLSQAEFWTGLRPNTPDGTPILGKTPVRNLYLNTGHGTLGWTMAAGSGRLLADAVSGRRTEIEMDGLTVERYGRAAVAEPARPAAVRPA, from the coding sequence ATGCGTGTCATCGTCCTCGGCAGCGGCGTCATCGGTGTCACCACCGCCTATTACCTGGCGCGGGCGGGCCACGAGGTGACGGTGGTCGACCGGCAGACCGGCCCGGCGCTGGAGACCAGCTACGCCAATGCCGGCGAGGTGTCGCCCGGCTATTCCGCCCCCTGGGCGTCGCCGGGGCTGCTGTTCAAGGCCATCAAGTGGATGGCGATGAAGCACTCCCCGCTGGTCATGCGGCCCAAGCTGGATCCGGCCATGTGGACCTGGTGCATCAAGCTGCTGGCGAACGCCAACGAGGACTCCTACCAGATCAACAAGAGCCGCATGGTGCGGGTCGCCGAATACAGCCGCGACTGCCTGCGGGCGCTGCGCGCCGAGACCGGCATCCGCTATGACGAGCGCACCCAGGGCACGCTGCAGCTCTTCCGCACGCAGAAGCAGATGGACGCCGCCGGCTACGACATGGCGGTGCTCGACCGCTACGGCGTGCCCTACCGGCTGCTCGACCGCGCCGGCTGCGTCGAGGCCGAACCGGCGCTGGCGCTGGTGAAGGAGAAGTTCGTCGGCGGCCTGCAGCTTCCCGGCGACGAGACGGGCGACTGCTTCCTGTTCACCAACCGGCTGGCCGAATTCGCCGCCAAGCGCGGCGTCGAGTTCCGCTACGGCGTCACCATCCACCGGCTGGAGAGCGACGGCCGCGCCGTCACCGGCGTCGTCACCGACCAGGGCACGCTGACGGCCGACGCCTACATCGTCGCCATGGGCAGCTACTCGCCGAAGCTGGTGAAGCCGCTGGGGCTGTCGCTGCCGGTCTATCCGGTGAAGGGCTATTCGCTGACCCTGCCGATCACCGACGCCGCCGGCGCCCCGGAATCGACGGTGATGGACGAGACCCACAAGGTGGCGATCACCCGCCTCGGCGACCGCATCCGCGTCGGCGGCACGGCGGAGCTCGGCGGCTTCGACCTCACCCTGCGGCCGGAGCGGCGCCGTGCGCTCGACCATGTGGTGAGCGACCTGTTCCCGCAGGGCGGCGACCTGTCGCAGGCGGAGTTCTGGACCGGCCTGCGCCCGAACACGCCGGACGGCACGCCGATCCTCGGCAAGACGCCGGTGCGCAACCTCTACCTCAACACCGGCCACGGCACGCTGGGCTGGACGATGGCCGCCGGCTCGGGTCGCCTGCTGGCCGACGCGGTGAGCGGCCGGCGCACCGAGATCGAGATGGACGGCCTGACGGTCGAGCGCTACGGCCGCGCCGCCGTCGCCGAGCCGGCGCGTCCGGCAGCGGTCCGCCCGGCCTGA